The Chrysemys picta bellii isolate R12L10 chromosome 12, ASM1138683v2, whole genome shotgun sequence genome has a segment encoding these proteins:
- the LOC101941809 gene encoding zinc finger protein RFP-like yields MATESPVGKLEDEVTCSICLEYFKAPVSIHCGHNFCQACIDQCWGESETNFSCPQCRETAQQRNCKPNRELGRIAEIAKQLSLRVAAGEEGRVCDLYEEDLKFFCEEDRKLIGLIYRDREAHKSQPVGPTPEAAARNYKVKLLLSVLLLQLPLLLLLLLLQWNVGFERAIQTHMKALTKESMLLLASKLTEERKSKEALEKTNVERQKIVAEFEQLRQFLEEQERLLLAQLEELDKEIVKRQNANGAKFSEDISFLCDLLDEIEKYQQPSANFLQDFISISNRWEKWKSQQPGEISSGLEEGIHIFMKKYTILKKTLQKFKDTLSSELEREWANVTLDPDTAHELLTLSEDGKTVSWGGWHVLPHNPKRFNLAPCVLGCEGFISGRHYWEVEVGDGGDWWAVGVARESVRREEWIRCDPEEGIWALSLHTNQDFAFTCPLTLSWSPKRIRVSLDYEGGQVAFFDANSWASIFTFPLASFAGERIFPFFWVHGDDSQLRLYP; encoded by the exons ATGGCCACAGAGAGCCCTGTAGGAAAGCTTGAAGATGAAGTCACTTGTTCCATCTGTTTGGAGTATTTCAAAGCCCCGGTGTCTATCCACTGTGGGCACAACTTCTGCCAAGCCTGCATCGACCAGTGCTGGGGGGAGTCGGAGACaaacttctcctgcccccagtgcagagaAACCGCCCAGCAGAGAAACTGCAAGCCCAACAGGGAGCTGGGGCGTATTGCAGAAATAGCCAAGCAGCTGAGCTTGCGGGTGGCAGCCggagaggaggggagagtgtGTGACCTGTATGAGGAGGATTTGAAATTCTTCTGTGAAGAGGATCGAAAACTAATAGGTTTGATCTACAGGGACCGTGAAGCTCACAAGTCTCAGCCTGTGGGTCCCACACCGGAGGCTGCTGCTAGGAATTACAAG gTTAAATTATTGCTGTCTGTCCTCTTGCTacagctgccactgctgctgctgctgttgctactcCAGTGGAACGTGGGTTTTGAG CGAGCAATTCAGACTCATATGAAGGCTCTGACGAAGGAAAGCATGTTGCTTCTGGCATCTAAACTGACTGAAgagaggaaaagcaaagaggCTCTG GAAAAGACAAACGTCGAGCGGCAGAAGATTGTGGCTGAATTTGAGCAGCTGCGGCAGTTTCTGGAGGAACAGGAGCggctcctgctggcccagctggaagAGCTGGACAAGGAGATTGTGAAGAGGCAAAATGCGAATGGGGCTAAATTCTCAGAGGACATTTCATTTCTCTGTGACCTGCTTGATGAGATAGAGAAGTACCAGCAGCCATCGGCTAATTTCCTACAG GATTTCataagcatctcaaacag gtgggagaagtggaagtcccagcagccaggggaGATTTCTTCTGGGCTGGAAGAGGGAATCCATATTTTCATGAAGAAATATACCATTCTAAAGAAGACTCTCCAGAAATTCAAAG ACACTCTGTCATCTGAACTGGAAAGAGAATGGG caaatgtgactctggatccagacacggctcatgAGCTGCTCACCCTTTCTGAGGATGGGAAAACCGTGAGCTGGGGTGGCTGGCACGTTCTGCCCCACAATCCCAAGCGATTTAATTTGGctccctgtgtgctgggctgtgaaggaTTCATCTCGGGGAGacattactgggaggtggaggtgggggatgggggcgactggtgggctgtgggggtggccagagagtctgtgagaaGAGAAGAATGGATCAGATGTGaccctgaggaggggatctgggctctGTCCCTTCACACGAATCAGGACTTCGCTTTCACCTGCCCTCTGACCCTGAGCTGGAGTCCCAAGAGGATCCGGGTTTCTCTGGATTATGAAGGGGGCCAGGTGGCATTTTTTGATGCCAATAGCTGGGCCTCAATCTTCACTTTCCCGCTGGCCTCTTTTGCTGGGGAGAGAATCTTCCCATTCTTCTGGGTCCATGGCGACGATTCCCAGCTCAGACTGTACCCATGA